In Lusitaniella coriacea LEGE 07157, a single genomic region encodes these proteins:
- a CDS encoding toxin-antitoxin system HicB family antitoxin, which produces MKKKPSSKTISFRIDSRLAAKLHRQALEQRLSLHEYVRELFLDALSQQELRDEVIELRTEVQNVGVEIDELRHDVSVVLYKFLVELAEMEEEAAKGWMARNL; this is translated from the coding sequence ATGAAGAAAAAACCTTCCTCGAAAACGATTAGCTTTCGGATTGATAGTCGATTGGCGGCGAAGCTCCATCGTCAAGCCTTGGAGCAGCGGTTGAGCCTTCATGAATATGTCCGAGAACTTTTTTTGGATGCCTTGAGCCAACAGGAGTTACGGGATGAGGTCATTGAGTTGCGAACTGAGGTGCAGAATGTCGGGGTTGAAATCGACGAGCTGCGGCATGATGTTTCTGTGGTTCTCTATAAGTTTCTGGTTGAGTTGGCTGAGATGGAGGAGGAGGCAGCGAAGGGCTGGATGGCCAGAAATCTTTAG
- a CDS encoding pentapeptide repeat-containing protein, whose amino-acid sequence MTHQEFEQRYYADQRDFRRTRLIGVDLQGIELATLDLQGADLRLALNLPRAIWQGANLRQVDLRGVDLTETNLSRVILWKAQLQATNLTRALLAASNLTDANLSGANLSGALIDHSNLTRANLRGANLTKAVLSGSNLSFARMDRANCTQSCFTDANLERAKLEGTNFSEASLDNCNLNRADLAWTNLSQADLSGTALTHAKFWQNNLHNTDFQNANLPEADRHGASERGVSANLKLKEIFMGHYPRNDYPQRKSG is encoded by the coding sequence ATGACTCATCAAGAGTTCGAGCAGAGATATTACGCAGACCAGCGGGACTTCAGACGGACTCGCCTCATCGGGGTAGACTTGCAAGGCATCGAGCTAGCCACGCTCGACCTTCAAGGAGCCGACCTCCGATTGGCGCTTAACCTCCCTCGTGCGATTTGGCAAGGAGCAAACCTGCGACAAGTGGACTTACGGGGCGTTGACCTGACCGAAACCAACCTGAGTCGAGTCATTCTGTGGAAAGCCCAGCTCCAGGCAACCAACCTGACCCGCGCCTTGCTCGCAGCCAGTAACTTAACCGATGCCAACTTGAGCGGCGCGAATTTGAGCGGTGCGCTCATCGACCATAGCAACTTGACTCGCGCCAACCTACGGGGGGCTAACCTGACAAAAGCCGTCCTCTCCGGCTCCAACCTCAGCTTCGCCCGGATGGACCGAGCCAACTGTACTCAATCTTGTTTCACCGACGCGAATCTCGAACGAGCCAAGCTAGAGGGAACGAATTTCAGCGAAGCGAGCCTCGACAATTGCAACCTCAATCGAGCCGACCTTGCTTGGACAAATCTGAGTCAAGCCGATTTATCGGGGACCGCGTTAACCCACGCGAAGTTTTGGCAGAACAATCTCCATAATACCGATTTCCAAAATGCCAACCTGCCGGAAGCCGACCGACATGGAGCCAGCGAACGGGGAGTGAGTGCCAACCTCAAACTCAAAGAGATTTTTATGGGGCATTACCCTAGGAACGACTACCCGCAACGGAAATCGGGATGA